The following are from one region of the Desertifilum tharense IPPAS B-1220 genome:
- a CDS encoding diguanylate cyclase domain-containing protein encodes MSKANILVVDDYPDNLRTLSFILSERGYRVRKAIHGEMALETIQVELPDLILLDIRMPQMDGYQVCTKLKAEDRTRDIPIIFLSAMNEAADKVKAFAVGGADYIAKPFQEEEVLARIQYQLTIRRQQQAINEQNRRLQQEIQERYSAQAETQLLLTVIQSVSQASDFPEALQAVLCAVRQAIGWDYGEAWSASLERDVFLLSQTCYDRSDAQLQQFHQASLDLIFPLDGGLPGQIWKSHQPHWIEDISQTSESTFLRAEIAAECGLKTAFGVPIVSENEVLTILVFFKRSQMPQDAKLLQLISAIALQLGLLMRRKQAEDALRQLNQELQRLANLDGLTQIANRRYFNQVFQVEWQRLKREQQFLSVILADVDYFKLYNDYYGHQAGDECLKQIAHALEASVRRPADLVARYGGEEFIIVLPNTIGEGAVQVAEKIQKAIANLQILHQRSNVSDRVTLSLGIASIVPSADIEPGRLIATADRALYEAKANGRNTFRVRQFQSSILTPTPDPQP; translated from the coding sequence ATGTCAAAAGCCAATATCCTCGTTGTAGATGATTACCCAGATAATTTGAGGACGCTCTCTTTCATCTTAAGCGAACGAGGCTACCGCGTTAGAAAAGCTATTCATGGCGAAATGGCTTTAGAAACCATTCAAGTAGAACTCCCGGATTTAATTCTATTGGATATTCGGATGCCTCAGATGGATGGGTATCAAGTTTGTACAAAATTAAAAGCAGAAGATCGCACGCGCGATATTCCCATTATTTTCCTGAGTGCAATGAATGAAGCGGCTGATAAAGTCAAAGCTTTCGCGGTGGGCGGTGCAGACTACATTGCTAAACCCTTTCAAGAAGAAGAAGTTTTAGCCAGAATTCAGTATCAATTGACCATTCGCCGACAACAACAAGCCATTAACGAACAAAATCGCCGCCTGCAACAGGAAATTCAAGAACGTTACTCCGCCCAAGCTGAAACCCAACTGTTGCTAACGGTTATTCAATCGGTGAGTCAAGCGTCAGACTTTCCCGAAGCCTTACAAGCCGTTTTATGTGCAGTTCGTCAAGCCATTGGTTGGGATTATGGCGAGGCTTGGTCTGCCAGTCTCGAACGGGATGTTTTCTTGCTCAGTCAAACCTGTTACGATCGCAGCGACGCTCAGTTACAACAGTTTCATCAAGCCAGCCTAGACCTAATTTTTCCCCTAGACGGGGGTTTACCAGGACAAATTTGGAAATCTCACCAACCCCATTGGATTGAAGATATTTCCCAAACCTCAGAGTCAACCTTTTTACGCGCAGAAATTGCCGCAGAATGCGGATTAAAGACGGCGTTTGGCGTGCCAATTGTCTCGGAAAATGAAGTTTTGACGATTCTTGTCTTCTTTAAGCGATCGCAAATGCCCCAAGACGCTAAACTCTTACAATTGATTAGCGCGATCGCCCTACAACTGGGTTTGCTCATGCGTCGCAAGCAAGCCGAAGACGCTTTGCGCCAACTCAATCAAGAATTGCAGCGCCTCGCCAATCTCGATGGTTTAACCCAAATTGCCAATCGTCGTTACTTCAACCAAGTCTTTCAAGTCGAGTGGCAGCGCCTAAAACGAGAACAGCAGTTTCTCTCGGTCATTTTGGCTGATGTCGATTACTTTAAGCTCTATAACGATTATTACGGCCACCAAGCGGGGGATGAGTGCTTAAAACAAATTGCCCACGCCTTAGAAGCTTCAGTTCGGCGTCCGGCTGACCTGGTTGCCCGCTATGGTGGAGAAGAATTTATTATTGTCCTGCCGAATACGATCGGCGAAGGGGCCGTGCAGGTTGCCGAGAAAATTCAAAAGGCGATCGCCAACCTTCAGATCTTACATCAAAGATCCAACGTCAGCGATCGCGTTACTCTCAGCTTGGGAATCGCCAGTATCGTGCCTAGCGCCGATATCGAACCGGGACGACTGATTGCTACTGCCGATCGCGCCTTATACGAAGCCAAAGCCAATGGGCGCAATACTTTCCGCGTTCGCCAGTTTCAGTCCAGTATCTTGACGCCCACCCCCGATCCGCAACCCTAG
- a CDS encoding cation-transporting P-type ATPase — protein sequence MTQTAIDQLQNQQWHSLGAQAVAQQLDSDAEVGLSTAQVRQRQEQYGPNELKGKPPKSPIIRFLLQFHQPLLYILLIAGAVKAFLGEWVSAGVIWGVTVINAIIGFIQESKAESAIAALASSVQTDSTAIRDGQKVQVPSTELVPGDIVVLASGDKVPADLRLLSAKNLQINESALTGESVAVEKSLSPLDADAPLAERTNMAYAGSFVTFGQGRGVVIAIGSITETGKISQLMEERTSLSTPLTRKFDKFSRTLLYIILGVASFTFAVGLGQGQSWVTMFEAAVALAVSAIPEGLPAVVTVTLAIGVSRMARRHAIVRNLPAVETLGSATVICSDKTGTLTENQMTVQRIYAGMQHYDLTGEGYIPEGEILREGNPVNLDESVALRQCLIAGLLCNDSHIEEHQGRWRTIGDPTEGGLISAGRKAGFTQAQLERERPRLDTIPFESEFQYMATLNDGAALDRQSGKRTIYLKGSVEAIVQRCGEMLDPQGQLQPIDPQLISQQVDAMASEGLRVLAFALKPVGGTQHAVEHADIESGLIFIGLQGMIDPPRAEAIAAVEACQGAGIQVKMITGDHAITARAIAQRMGFNKNGEVLAYTGKELTQMDGADFATAVENASVFARVAPEQKLRLVEALQSKGEVVAMTGDGVNDAPALKQADIGIAMGKAGTEVAKEAADMILTDDNFASIEAAVEEGRTVYRNLLKAIAFILPVNGGESMTILISVMLGRILPILSLQVLWLNMINSIAMTLPLAFEPKVDRVMQRPPRNPNTPLLSKNLLKRIVLISLFNWVVIFGMFEWTRRTTGDVDLARTMAIQALVAGRIVYLISISQLGLAIVSNLTGKRKSVKDVRAIFVGIAVAIVSQFLFSQWSLMNQLFSTAPLNLNQWLICAAVGLPMIVVAAIANRFDPPN from the coding sequence ATGACACAAACAGCGATCGATCAACTTCAGAACCAACAATGGCATTCTCTAGGCGCTCAAGCCGTTGCCCAACAGCTTGACAGCGATGCAGAAGTCGGCTTAAGCACCGCCCAAGTCAGACAGCGCCAAGAACAGTACGGCCCCAACGAACTCAAAGGCAAACCCCCCAAAAGCCCCATTATTCGCTTCCTGCTGCAATTTCACCAACCGCTTCTCTACATTTTGCTGATTGCGGGGGCCGTTAAAGCCTTTCTGGGTGAATGGGTAAGTGCGGGCGTTATTTGGGGCGTCACCGTCATCAATGCCATCATAGGCTTCATTCAAGAGTCTAAAGCCGAAAGCGCGATCGCCGCCCTCGCCTCCTCCGTCCAGACCGATAGCACCGCCATTCGCGACGGTCAAAAAGTCCAAGTTCCCTCTACCGAACTGGTTCCCGGCGACATTGTTGTCCTGGCTTCCGGCGATAAAGTCCCGGCAGACTTGCGCCTATTGAGTGCCAAAAACCTGCAAATTAACGAATCCGCCCTCACTGGGGAATCCGTCGCCGTCGAGAAAAGCCTTTCTCCCCTAGACGCCGATGCCCCCCTAGCCGAACGCACCAACATGGCCTACGCAGGTAGCTTCGTCACCTTTGGGCAAGGGCGCGGCGTCGTCATCGCCATTGGCAGCATCACCGAAACGGGTAAAATTTCCCAATTAATGGAGGAACGCACCAGCCTTTCCACTCCCTTAACTCGGAAATTCGACAAATTCAGCCGCACCCTGCTTTACATCATCCTCGGCGTTGCTAGCTTTACCTTCGCCGTTGGTTTAGGGCAAGGTCAATCCTGGGTGACAATGTTTGAAGCCGCCGTCGCCTTAGCGGTGAGTGCCATTCCCGAAGGTTTGCCCGCCGTCGTCACCGTCACCCTCGCCATTGGGGTTTCCCGGATGGCAAGGCGTCACGCCATTGTCCGCAACCTCCCGGCGGTGGAAACCTTGGGCAGCGCCACCGTCATCTGTTCGGATAAAACGGGTACCCTGACTGAAAACCAGATGACCGTGCAACGCATTTATGCGGGAATGCAGCACTACGATCTAACGGGTGAGGGTTACATCCCGGAAGGGGAAATTTTACGAGAGGGCAACCCCGTCAACCTTGATGAATCTGTGGCTTTGCGGCAATGCTTAATTGCAGGATTGTTATGCAATGATTCGCATATTGAAGAACATCAAGGACGCTGGCGAACCATCGGCGATCCGACTGAAGGCGGTTTAATTTCCGCTGGACGCAAAGCGGGATTCACCCAAGCGCAACTCGAACGCGAAAGACCGCGTTTAGATACGATTCCCTTTGAGTCAGAATTTCAGTACATGGCCACCCTCAATGATGGGGCGGCGTTGGATCGTCAGTCGGGGAAACGGACGATTTACCTGAAAGGTTCGGTAGAAGCCATTGTTCAGCGTTGCGGTGAGATGCTCGATCCCCAGGGTCAACTGCAACCCATCGATCCGCAATTGATTTCCCAACAGGTGGATGCAATGGCTAGCGAGGGGTTGCGCGTGTTGGCGTTTGCCCTGAAACCTGTAGGCGGAACGCAACATGCTGTAGAACATGCCGATATTGAATCGGGCTTAATTTTTATTGGCTTGCAAGGGATGATCGATCCGCCCCGCGCTGAGGCGATCGCAGCCGTTGAGGCCTGTCAAGGGGCGGGAATTCAGGTGAAGATGATTACTGGAGATCATGCGATTACCGCCCGCGCGATCGCCCAACGCATGGGCTTTAATAAAAACGGGGAGGTTCTGGCCTATACCGGAAAGGAACTTACCCAAATGGACGGCGCAGACTTTGCTACAGCCGTTGAGAATGCTTCAGTCTTTGCCCGCGTTGCCCCAGAACAGAAGTTGCGCCTGGTGGAAGCGCTGCAATCTAAAGGTGAGGTTGTGGCGATGACGGGGGATGGCGTTAACGATGCGCCCGCCCTCAAACAAGCCGATATTGGGATTGCGATGGGCAAAGCCGGAACGGAGGTGGCCAAAGAAGCCGCAGATATGATCCTCACCGATGACAACTTTGCTTCCATTGAAGCGGCGGTGGAAGAAGGGCGCACGGTTTATCGAAACTTGCTGAAGGCGATCGCCTTTATTCTGCCCGTGAATGGGGGCGAGTCGATGACGATTCTGATCAGCGTCATGCTGGGCCGGATTCTACCGATCCTGTCGCTGCAAGTGTTGTGGTTGAATATGATTAACTCGATTGCCATGACCCTACCTTTGGCGTTTGAACCCAAGGTAGACCGAGTGATGCAGCGCCCGCCCCGCAATCCCAATACCCCTTTACTTTCTAAAAACCTCTTAAAGCGGATCGTCTTGATCTCCCTGTTCAACTGGGTAGTCATCTTTGGGATGTTTGAATGGACGCGGAGAACGACTGGAGATGTCGATCTAGCGCGAACGATGGCGATTCAAGCGTTGGTTGCCGGCCGAATCGTTTATCTGATTAGTATTAGCCAGTTGGGGTTAGCCATCGTCTCTAACCTCACTGGGAAGCGTAAATCGGTGAAAGATGTCCGGGCGATTTTTGTGGGAATTGCGGTGGCAATCGTTTCGCAATTCCTGTTTAGCCAGTGGAGTCTGATGAATCAGTTGTTCTCAACAGCCCCTCTCAACCTCAATCAATGGTTGATTTGTGCGGCGGTTGGCTTACCGATGATTGTAGTGGCGGCGATCGCCAATCGCTTCGATCCGCCCAACTAA
- a CDS encoding response regulator transcription factor: MRILLVEDNPKQLEPLQTALTQAGHLVDGIQDGETAQWLLSHKDYDLLILDWMLPKVSGVALCQQYRQSGKTAPVLMLTAKDNTLDKVTSLDAGADDYVVKPADIIELLARVRALGRRSPLWTGDTIRVADLQLHLTTLKAERGAKDTQLAVREFHLLEYFLRHPQQILSRPQLEQALWECGTEPESNVLTTLVRRLRQRLQHIEADDWIETIYGMGYRLVPKASQN, encoded by the coding sequence ATGAGAATTTTACTGGTCGAAGATAACCCAAAGCAATTAGAACCGCTACAAACCGCCTTAACCCAAGCTGGACATCTCGTGGATGGGATTCAGGATGGAGAAACCGCCCAATGGCTGCTCTCGCACAAAGATTACGACCTGTTAATCCTAGACTGGATGTTACCGAAAGTGAGTGGCGTCGCCCTTTGTCAGCAATATCGCCAGTCGGGTAAAACAGCGCCCGTTTTGATGCTAACGGCAAAAGACAATACCCTCGATAAAGTCACCAGTTTAGATGCCGGGGCGGATGATTACGTGGTCAAACCCGCTGATATTATTGAACTTTTAGCGCGGGTGCGTGCCTTGGGACGGCGATCGCCCCTGTGGACAGGCGATACTATACGCGTCGCCGATCTGCAACTGCACTTAACCACCCTCAAAGCCGAACGCGGTGCCAAAGATACCCAACTCGCCGTGCGCGAGTTTCATCTTTTAGAGTATTTTCTGCGCCACCCCCAACAAATTCTCAGCCGTCCCCAACTCGAACAAGCCCTTTGGGAATGCGGTACCGAACCGGAAAGCAACGTTTTAACCACCCTGGTTCGTCGTTTGCGCCAGCGCTTGCAGCACATTGAGGCCGATGATTGGATTGAAACGATCTATGGGATGGGTTATCGCCTCGTCCCTAAAGCCTCCCAAAATTAG
- a CDS encoding cell wall metabolism sensor histidine kinase WalK, producing MFSRSRRNLAKWFTLVMGSILLAFASVVYYLEVEGELEALDRLLYKKTQVMAASVKAEASGDGYQVNLDSVPLLGIAMPPDSGIVYARWYNAQGELVQFFGSIPPADAEVEIGFMTVKPSGSNTVGWLRQVTLPVYERGVLIGYLQVATLLAASEKALAEFRLILSFAIPVTLSAIGLAGWWLGGIAMQPIRQSYDQLQRFTADASHELRTPMATILSNAQVGLLSECNPQQRLRLENIVDDVKLMSTLVSHLLFLARYQGQVLETLRPVDLGELVAELVEDYAMRPIASHVHLSYLLPESAIKIQADAELLATAIANLLSNACKYTPPQGQVELKLYTELTDVVVQVSDTGIGIAAQDLPHIFERFYRVDPERSPSTGGFGLGLAIAKQIVESHQGKIQASSTVGVGSTFQIFLPLAYRS from the coding sequence GTGTTTAGTCGCAGCCGTCGCAATCTAGCGAAGTGGTTTACTTTGGTGATGGGAAGCATCCTCCTTGCCTTTGCCAGCGTCGTCTACTATTTGGAAGTGGAAGGCGAACTCGAAGCCCTCGATCGCTTGCTCTACAAGAAAACCCAAGTAATGGCAGCCAGCGTTAAAGCAGAGGCAAGCGGGGACGGCTATCAGGTGAATTTAGACAGCGTTCCCCTGCTGGGAATTGCGATGCCACCGGACAGCGGAATTGTTTATGCTCGCTGGTATAACGCCCAAGGAGAATTAGTACAGTTTTTCGGGTCGATCCCGCCCGCAGACGCTGAGGTTGAAATTGGTTTTATGACCGTGAAACCTAGCGGTTCCAATACAGTGGGATGGCTGCGGCAGGTGACTTTACCCGTGTACGAACGCGGGGTTTTGATTGGTTATTTGCAAGTGGCGACGTTACTCGCCGCTTCGGAAAAGGCGTTAGCAGAGTTTCGTCTGATTCTGTCGTTTGCAATTCCCGTTACTTTGAGTGCGATTGGTTTGGCGGGGTGGTGGTTGGGCGGGATCGCTATGCAACCGATTCGCCAGTCTTACGATCAACTGCAACGCTTTACAGCGGATGCTTCCCACGAACTGCGAACGCCAATGGCAACGATTTTAAGTAATGCTCAAGTGGGGCTATTGTCTGAGTGCAATCCTCAGCAGCGCTTGCGTTTAGAAAATATTGTGGATGACGTGAAGTTGATGAGTACCCTGGTGAGTCATTTGTTATTTTTGGCACGCTACCAGGGGCAAGTGTTGGAAACGCTCAGGCCGGTTGATTTGGGCGAGTTGGTGGCTGAGTTGGTGGAAGATTATGCGATGCGGCCCATTGCCAGCCATGTTCATTTAAGCTATTTGCTGCCGGAATCCGCGATTAAGATTCAAGCTGATGCGGAGTTGTTGGCAACGGCGATCGCCAATTTGCTGAGTAATGCCTGTAAATATACGCCCCCACAAGGACAGGTGGAACTAAAACTTTATACCGAACTGACTGATGTTGTGGTTCAAGTCAGCGATACGGGGATCGGGATTGCGGCACAAGATTTACCCCATATCTTTGAGCGATTTTACCGCGTCGATCCAGAGCGATCGCCCTCAACGGGAGGGTTCGGTTTAGGATTAGCGATCGCCAAACAGATTGTCGAATCCCATCAGGGTAAAATTCAAGCCTCTAGTACCGTCGGGGTTGGCTCAACGTTTCAGATTTTTCTGCCCCTTGCGTACCGCAGCTAA
- the mgtE gene encoding magnesium transporter: MVESQFSRESQNISRQQLQDLVRSQVQTLLEQENFQGAKSLLIPVQPVDIARVIEELPEAMQAIAFRLLSKDEAIEVYEYLDSSIQQVLIEDFKRQDVLDIVDKMSPDDRARLFDELPAKVVRQLLEQLSPQERESTALLLGYTPSTAGRIMTPEYIALKENMTVNLAFERIRQLAPSMETIYYLYVTDRDRHLVGILSLRDLVTAQPEQTIGAVMTREVVFVNTDTDQEEVVQLIQHYDFVAVPVVDRDRRLVGIITVDDVIDVLQEETTEDIYTLGGVQSGGDNYFQTNLLTVARKRVGWLLILLLTNTATSAVIRDQEDVLEQVVALAAFIPLLIDTGGNVGAQSSTVVIRGLNTGDVRLSRTLQIVRREAIAGLMLGLMLGIVVTVWAYFLQGDMGVAVSVGLSLLCITLIASVAGSGLPFLFNSFGLDPALMSAPFITTAVDVLGVFIYLSLARLILGL; the protein is encoded by the coding sequence GTGGTCGAAAGTCAGTTTTCCAGGGAGTCTCAAAATATCTCCCGACAGCAACTCCAGGATCTAGTGCGCTCTCAAGTCCAAACCCTGCTCGAACAGGAAAATTTTCAGGGGGCGAAGTCGCTCTTAATTCCAGTTCAACCCGTGGATATTGCCCGCGTCATCGAAGAGTTACCGGAAGCGATGCAGGCTATTGCTTTTCGGTTGCTCTCGAAAGACGAGGCGATTGAGGTTTATGAATATCTCGATAGCAGCATCCAGCAGGTGTTGATTGAGGACTTTAAGCGTCAAGATGTCCTCGATATTGTGGATAAGATGTCTCCGGACGATCGCGCTCGCTTGTTTGACGAGCTACCGGCTAAGGTGGTGCGGCAGTTACTAGAGCAGTTAAGTCCCCAAGAACGGGAATCTACAGCGCTGCTTTTGGGCTATACGCCTTCCACCGCCGGCCGCATTATGACGCCGGAGTATATTGCGCTCAAAGAAAATATGACGGTGAATTTAGCCTTTGAGCGCATTCGCCAGTTGGCTCCCTCGATGGAGACGATTTACTATCTCTACGTTACCGATCGCGATCGCCATTTGGTGGGGATTCTCTCTTTGCGCGATCTGGTGACAGCCCAACCGGAACAAACGATTGGGGCAGTGATGACGCGCGAGGTCGTCTTTGTCAATACCGATACCGATCAAGAAGAAGTCGTGCAACTGATTCAGCACTACGACTTTGTAGCGGTTCCGGTGGTGGATCGCGATCGCCGTTTGGTGGGGATTATCACCGTTGATGATGTCATTGACGTTTTACAAGAAGAAACGACAGAAGATATCTACACCCTGGGCGGCGTCCAGTCGGGGGGCGATAATTACTTCCAAACTAACCTCCTCACCGTTGCTCGCAAGCGGGTGGGTTGGTTGCTGATTCTGTTGCTCACCAATACCGCAACTAGTGCGGTGATTCGCGATCAAGAGGATGTCTTAGAGCAAGTGGTTGCCTTAGCCGCCTTTATTCCCCTGTTGATCGATACCGGGGGAAATGTGGGGGCGCAATCGTCTACCGTTGTAATTCGCGGGTTGAATACAGGCGATGTTCGCCTCAGCCGTACCTTGCAGATTGTCCGACGAGAAGCGATCGCGGGTTTAATGTTGGGCTTAATGCTTGGGATCGTCGTCACTGTCTGGGCTTACTTCCTGCAAGGAGATATGGGTGTTGCCGTATCTGTGGGCTTGAGTTTGCTCTGCATCACCTTAATTGCTTCTGTCGCGGGATCGGGTTTGCCGTTCCTGTTTAACTCCTTCGGTCTCGATCCGGCCTTGATGTCCGCCCCATTTATTACCACAGCGGTTGATGTTTTAGGCGTTTTTATTTATCTCTCACTTGCCCGATTAATTTTGGGTTTGTAG
- a CDS encoding (Fe-S)-binding protein has protein sequence MQTSQPSTGIPAKESQFLAQNPHLSGFDPQNPPPQKLIDSCVHCGFCLSTCPSYRVMGKEMDSPRGRIYLMDAIHQGEAPLADSTTQHFDTCLGCLACVTTCPSGVQYDRLIATTRPQVERNVPRSWGDRIFRALIFNLFPYPKRLRLLLFPLLLYQLVGLQKLVRATGLLPKISPRLAAMEAILPKLSFASLTAEFPDIIPAQGEKRYRVGVILGCVQRLFFSPVNEATVRVLTANGCEVVIPQSQGCCAALPEHQGQTEQAQALARRMIDSFADTEVDYIIINAAGCGHTLKEYGHILQDDPEYREKAQEFARKVKDVQEFLAETGLTAPLFPLSNEPLTLVYQDACHLLHGQKISVQPRQLLKQIPGVQLREPIDAALCCGSAGVYNLLQPEVADELGQQKVENLLNTGASAIASANPGCTLQIQKHLRQQGKAVPVIHPIELLDCSIRNVKVRS, from the coding sequence ATGCAAACTTCTCAACCCTCCACTGGCATTCCTGCCAAAGAAAGCCAATTTTTAGCCCAAAATCCGCATTTATCGGGTTTTGACCCGCAAAATCCCCCCCCGCAAAAACTCATCGATAGCTGCGTTCACTGCGGTTTTTGTCTATCCACCTGTCCGAGTTATCGAGTGATGGGTAAAGAAATGGATTCGCCACGGGGAAGAATCTATCTCATGGATGCCATTCACCAAGGAGAAGCCCCCCTCGCCGATAGCACAACCCAGCATTTTGATACCTGCTTGGGTTGTTTAGCCTGCGTCACCACCTGTCCCTCTGGCGTGCAGTACGATCGCCTAATTGCAACCACGCGCCCGCAAGTTGAGCGTAATGTCCCGCGTTCTTGGGGCGATCGCATTTTTCGCGCCCTAATCTTTAACCTATTCCCCTACCCCAAACGCCTGCGCCTGCTATTGTTCCCCCTGTTGCTCTACCAACTTGTGGGCTTGCAGAAACTCGTCCGCGCCACCGGGTTATTACCTAAAATATCGCCCCGGTTAGCCGCAATGGAAGCGATTTTACCCAAACTCTCTTTCGCCTCGCTGACGGCTGAGTTTCCCGACATTATCCCCGCCCAAGGGGAAAAGCGCTATCGCGTCGGCGTAATTCTAGGTTGCGTTCAGCGCCTATTTTTCTCGCCTGTAAATGAAGCCACCGTCCGCGTCTTAACGGCGAATGGCTGCGAGGTGGTCATTCCCCAAAGCCAAGGCTGTTGCGCCGCCTTACCGGAACACCAAGGTCAAACGGAACAGGCGCAAGCATTAGCAAGGCGAATGATTGATAGCTTTGCCGATACAGAGGTAGACTACATCATTATCAACGCGGCGGGCTGCGGTCATACCCTCAAAGAGTACGGTCACATTCTCCAAGATGACCCGGAATACCGCGAAAAAGCCCAAGAATTTGCCCGCAAAGTTAAGGATGTCCAAGAGTTTTTAGCAGAAACAGGACTCACAGCCCCCCTGTTTCCCCTCTCCAACGAACCCCTTACCCTGGTATATCAGGATGCTTGCCATTTGCTACACGGACAAAAAATTAGCGTCCAACCTCGCCAACTCCTCAAGCAAATTCCTGGCGTGCAGTTGCGCGAACCCATCGATGCGGCGCTCTGTTGCGGCAGCGCGGGGGTTTATAATCTGCTGCAACCGGAAGTTGCCGATGAGTTGGGTCAGCAAAAGGTAGAAAATTTGTTAAATACAGGTGCTAGCGCGATCGCCTCTGCAAATCCCGGCTGTACCCTGCAAATCCAAAAACACCTCCGCCAGCAGGGAAAAGCAGTTCCCGTCATTCACCCCATTGAGTTACTAGACTGCTCGATCCGCAACGTTAAAGTGCGGAGTTGA
- a CDS encoding FAD-binding oxidoreductase, translating to MGDDAHILRGRLSSVKAIAPQLESLVSTDGVIPFSEASPVWQSQIQQATQPESLPQCIVYPRTSAELSEVMQLAHRENWRVLPCGQGSKLHWGGFAQGVDLVLSTQRLNRLIDHAIGDLTVTVEAGMSFAELQHRLHEAGQFLAFDPAYPETATLGGIVATADTGSWRQAYGGVRDRLIGLSFVRSDGQIAKAGGRVVKNVAGYDLMKLLTGSYGTLGILTQLSFRLYPWPQESETGALQGNPQAIEQATRTLLKSALTPTVLDLVSENESVLKLIVRFQSIPEAVQQQSTQLLELATSLSLEADLYTGTFEDRLWQQLRDRMANGGILCKIGIRPTQAVPFMSFLAQFPATATIHARSGLGKLRLDTDDPQIVQQVRSHLEAHQGFLTLLEAPIELKQKLDIWGYSGNALEPMRRLKQQFDPTHLLSPGRFVGGI from the coding sequence ATGGGTGATGATGCTCACATTTTAAGGGGAAGATTAAGTAGCGTGAAGGCGATCGCACCTCAACTTGAATCCCTCGTTAGTACAGATGGGGTTATTCCCTTTTCCGAGGCATCCCCGGTTTGGCAGTCCCAAATTCAACAGGCGACTCAACCGGAATCCTTACCTCAGTGTATTGTTTACCCGCGCACGTCGGCCGAACTGAGCGAAGTGATGCAACTCGCCCACCGGGAAAACTGGCGCGTTCTTCCCTGCGGACAAGGGAGTAAACTGCATTGGGGGGGATTTGCTCAAGGGGTCGATTTAGTCCTCAGCACGCAGCGCCTCAACCGCTTAATCGATCATGCCATTGGCGATTTAACCGTAACAGTAGAAGCTGGAATGTCCTTTGCTGAACTGCAACATCGCTTGCACGAAGCCGGACAATTTCTCGCCTTCGATCCAGCCTACCCAGAAACCGCAACCTTGGGGGGAATTGTCGCCACCGCCGATACAGGAAGCTGGCGACAAGCCTACGGAGGCGTTCGCGATCGCCTAATTGGTCTTTCATTTGTTCGCAGCGATGGTCAAATCGCCAAAGCCGGGGGACGCGTTGTCAAAAATGTAGCAGGTTACGACCTAATGAAACTGCTAACAGGTTCCTATGGCACTTTGGGCATCTTAACGCAACTGAGCTTTCGCCTTTACCCGTGGCCCCAGGAGTCGGAAACGGGCGCTTTACAAGGAAACCCCCAAGCTATCGAGCAAGCCACACGCACCCTATTAAAATCGGCCCTAACCCCCACTGTCCTAGATTTAGTGTCCGAAAACGAGTCTGTTCTCAAACTCATCGTCCGCTTTCAAAGCATTCCCGAAGCCGTCCAACAGCAATCTACTCAACTGCTAGAACTGGCTACCAGCCTATCCTTAGAAGCCGATCTCTACACGGGAACCTTTGAGGATCGTCTATGGCAACAATTACGAGATCGCATGGCGAACGGTGGAATTCTCTGCAAAATAGGAATTAGACCCACTCAAGCCGTGCCATTCATGTCTTTTTTGGCTCAATTTCCTGCCACTGCAACGATTCACGCGCGTTCGGGCTTAGGCAAACTGCGGCTGGATACTGACGATCCGCAGATCGTCCAACAGGTGCGATCGCATCTCGAAGCTCATCAAGGTTTCCTGACCCTTTTAGAAGCCCCCATCGAATTAAAGCAAAAACTGGATATCTGGGGTTATTCTGGCAACGCCTTAGAACCCATGCGCCGACTCAAGCAGCAATTTGACCCCACCCATTTATTAAGTCCGGGTCGTTTTGTCGGCGGAATTTAA